A segment of the Cenarchaeum symbiosum A genome:
CCGCCCACAAACGCAAGCAGCATGGTGTGCCCCCCAGATACCAGCAGGACCAGCGGGTCTTGTGCCCCCGTGAGGAGCTTTCCCAGCTCGATATGCCCTATCGCATGATTTACAGGATATATCGGAATCCCGTGGTACGAAGAGAGTGCGCGCGCTACTACAGCGCCCACCCTAAGGCATGGCCCAAGGCCGGGCCCCGCGGCATACGCGATAGCTCCAAGCTCCCCGGCGGAGGCATCCGCTTTTTGCAGCGACTCGGCTAGCACCTGCGGCGCATGCTCCGCATGATGGCGCGACGCCTCCCTCGGATGTATCCCCTCGCCGTCGGGAGGTCTGTATATGCTCCGTATATCCGATTTTATCTCGGCCTTTCTGCCTTTTCCCTTCAGTACAGAACATGAGAAAGTGTGCGCCGTGCTCTCTATTCCTAGACAGAGCAGCCCTATCCCCTCCCTGCCGTAGAGACCACCTTGATTACATCCCCGTGCTTTAACTCGTGGTCTGCGCCTATCCTCTGCCTTGTCTTGCAGTCGATCGCGTGCAGAAACCCTTTTTCTATATCCGTGTGTATTGTCCCCGCAAGCTGCCTCGCCGTGGATCCCGCGGGGAGCAATCTAGCGTCGGGGAGCACCTCGCCGTCCTTGTTGCAGAACCTCCCCTCATCCTCGACAGGGTACACCACCATTAGCCCCAGCAGCTCAAAGACTGCCGCGTTGATAGCCTCCTGTATCCCTGTAGTCCCTATCTTTTCAAAGACGGACCCGACAAGGTCGAGCGCCTTTTGCTGTGGGGGCGACACCGCAGTGCCCTCTTTTACCGCAAAGCCGTCAGAGCCCGGCACATACTCGACGAGCCCAGCACCTGCAGCCTTTCTCAGCAGCAGCTCAGCTTCTGCGCTGCACGGAACGGCGCGGCCCTCTATCTTGGATACTATATCCAGGTCGCCGCACAGGTCCGCCTTGTTGGCTGCAACAATTATGGGCTTTGTGCGCCTGCGAAGAGCCCGCGCAAACCCCGATATGTCCCCAGAATCCCAGTCAGACGGCTTTTTTGCGGAAAGGCCCGACTCCAGCAGGACAGCCCGGACGTCGGCCTCGGTAGTGCCAAGGCCGCTAAAGCGCCTGGCTATGCCTTCCCCGAGATCGGCCGCCTTGAGCAGGGCCTCCCTGGAGACCTTCGCCCACTCCCTCTCCAGTATCTGTACAAACCACATCTCAAACTCTTCTTGCACAAACCTGACATCCTCCATCGGGTCGTGCGTCCCCGCGGGAACAGGCTGGCCCTGCAAGTCGGTCGTCCCCGCAATATCCACTACATGGATGAGCACTTCTGCCTGCCTTGCATCATCCAAGAACCGGTTCCCAAGGCCCTTGCCCTCGTGGGCCCCCGGGACCAGCCCCGCCACATCGATCAGCCCGACAGGCACAAAGCGCGTGCCCCCGATGCAGAACTTTGTCTCGTGCTGGACGCCAAGCACCTTGCAGGCGCACTCGGTCCGGGCATAGGCGACCCCCACGTTGGGCTCT
Coding sequences within it:
- a CDS encoding GTPase (COG0012); its protein translation is MQIGLLGKANVGKSTFFSAATETPVQVGNFPFTTIEPNVGVAYARTECACKVLGVQHETKFCIGGTRFVPVGLIDVAGLVPGAHEGKGLGNRFLDDARQAEVLIHVVDIAGTTDLQGQPVPAGTHDPMEDVRFVQEEFEMWFVQILEREWAKVSREALLKAADLGEGIARRFSGLGTTEADVRAVLLESGLSAKKPSDWDSGDISGFARALRRRTKPIIVAANKADLCGDLDIVSKIEGRAVPCSAEAELLLRKAAGAGLVEYVPGSDGFAVKEGTAVSPPQQKALDLVGSVFEKIGTTGIQEAINAAVFELLGLMVVYPVEDEGRFCNKDGEVLPDARLLPAGSTARQLAGTIHTDIEKGFLHAIDCKTRQRIGADHELKHGDVIKVVSTAGRG